The bacterium genomic interval CTCACGCTCTAGTTCGGAGGGGTCGAGCATCGAGTGCATGATGGCATCGGACTGCAGTTCGAGCATCTGATCGAAGTACCGGCCGGGCGCCACCACGTGGTAGTAGGTCCAGTCCAGCGAGGTGCCGGCGTTCAGGACGCCGCCGACTCCCTCGACCTCGCGGTCCATCTCGCCGGCCCGCCGCTTCGCGGTGCCCTTGAAGAGCATGTGCTCGAGGAAGTGGGCCGCGCCGTTCGTCGCGTCGTCCTCGTCCTTCGACCCGACCCGAACCCATGTGTGCAGCGCCACCATGTCCGCCGCGCGGTGTTCCTGAACGATCACCGTCAGCCCGTTATCAAGCACGGCGCGCACTGCGCCGCCGGACGGCCGCCCCTGGGCGGCCCCGGGCAGGGGGCTGAGGCCCGCGGGCACCAGCGCACCCAGCATCCCAGCCAGCAGCACGGCTACTCGTACCGGACGGCTCTTGAACACCCGGCCTCCCCCCATACGGCTTCCTCCATGCAGATTGTTCTCAAGCATTCGCCCGCCAAGAAGGAATCCCCCTTCGGGGTGCCAATATAACTGTTCCGTAAGGCGATGCTGCACTGCCGTCAAGCGAAGTCTTTGGGCGGCAATGAAGGAAAGGTGGGTAGGGCATGCCGGTCGGATCAGTCAAGTGGTTCAGCGCGGAGAAGGGCTATGGTTTCATCACTCCCGACGAGGGCGGCAAGGATGTCTTCGTCCATTATTCAGCGATTCAGGCCGATGGCTACAGGAGCCTCAGCGAGGGCCAGAAGGTAGAGTACGAGGTCGTGACGGGCCAGAAGGGTCCCCAGGCCTCCAACGTCAAGCCCATAGGCTAGTCAACCGGGACCGCGGAGCGGTCTCTCTGCCCTTGTGGGTCTTGGGGGAGCACCCGGAACAGATGCCTTCCGGCCGCACGATACTGGTTGTTGACGACGAGGCGTCCGTCCGTGACGTCGTTTCGCGGTATCTGGCGCGGGAGGGCTTCGCGGTCGAGGTTGCCGAGGACGGCGTTGCCGCGCTCGCCCTGGCCCGGCGGGTGCACCCAGACCTGATCGTCCTGGACATCATGCTACCGGGCATGGACGGGTTGGAGGTGCTCCGACGGTTGAGGGAGTGGTCGGACGCCTACGTGCTGCTGCTCACCGCGCGGTCCGACGAGACCGACAAGGTCGTGGGACTGGGCGTGGGCGGCGACGACTACCTGACCAAGCCGTTCAGTCCCCGAGAACTGGTCGCGCGCGTCAAGGCGCTCCTGCGCCGAAGTCGAGGTGGCGAGAAGCAGCCCGTACCGCTGACCTTCAGGCGCCTGCGGATAGACCCGGGCCAGCGCGGGGTATGGAAAGACGGGAACCCCGTGGCGCTGACCACGCTGGAGTTCGACCTGCTGCAGGCCATGGCCGGAGCGCCTCGCCTGGTGTTCACACGCCCGCAGATCATCGAACGGGTCTGGGGATCCGATTTCTTCGGCGACGAGCGAGTGGTGGACGTCCACATCAAGGAACTGCGCAAGAAGCTGGAGGACGATCCGGGCCGACCCGTGTTCATCACCACGGTACGGGGCGTCGGCTACCGGTTCGAGGCGGAGTAGGCGCAATGCGGCGGTCACTGGGAGTCCAGGTATTCGTCTCGTACCTAATCGTTCTGGTCGTGGGCCTGGTGGTGCTGACGGCGGCACTGAGCTTCCTTGGTTCGCGACATGTACCCCGCAGCCTGGAGGGCGGCGGACCACGATATGGAGGTCCCCCAGCCACCAACATCGAACGGGTTCTACGTACCGGCGTCGCCGATGCCCTGGTTATCGCGGGCGTCGCGGCAATCGTAGCTGCCGGCGCCCTCAGCATCTACGTGACCAGGCGGATTGTGCTGCCGGTGCAGGCCCTTGCCACTGCCAGCCAGCGCCTGGCCGCGGGTCACTACGACGAGCGGGTGCCGGTTCAGAGCACGGACGATATGGGTGCCCTCGCGGACAGCTTCAACACCATGGCCGGGGCCCTGGAGCAGACTGAGACCAGGCGGAGGGCCCTCCTTGCCGACGTGGCCCACGAGCTTCGAACACCGCTCTCCGGCATCAAGGGATACATGGAGGGGCTGGCCGACGGCGTGCTCGAAGCCGGGCCCGAGACCTATGCCCGGGTCGCCGTGGAGGTTGACCGCCTGCAGCATCTGGTGACCGACCTGGAGGAGCTCTCGCGGCTGGACGCGGGGGTGCTTCATCTGGTTCGGCGGGCGGTGTCCGTCCGTCAGATCGTGGACGCGGCCGTGGAGCGCCTGCGCCTGCAGGCCGATGACCAGGGACTTGTTCTGGAGGTGGCCGTGCCCGAGCCGCTACCTGCAGTGATCGTGGACGTTAACCGCATACAGCAGGTGCTGCAGAACCTGATCGGCAACGCCATCCAGTACACGCCGCCGCCGGGTCGCATCACGGTAAGCGCGCACTCCGAGGGATCGCGGATCCGGATAGACGTGGAAGACACCGGATTGGGCATCGCCGCCGAGCACCTGGCGCACGTCTTCGAACGGTTCTATCGCGTGGACAGGTCGCGCGCCCGCAGCGGAGGTGGCAGCGGCCTCGGCCTCACGATCGCCCGCTACCTTGTGGAGGCCCACGGCGGAAGCATCCGGGCGGCCAGCCCCGGCCCCGGACGCGGCTGCACCTTCTCCTTCACCCTTCCTACCGCCGGCTAGGTTCTCGGCAGGCGAAGGGGCGCGGGCGGAGAATACTACCTGCCAGCCCCGGGCGGGCACTCAAGCGCGAAGGCGGGTGAGCACCTTGAACGCAGCCCACGCCGAACGGACCACCCAGAACCAGGTCAAGAAGCGCGGCGTCTTGCTCGCCGGCGCCGGGCTGGCGTTCCTGCAACTGGTTGTGCTGATCCTGTTCAAGATGGATATCTTGCCGCTCGACATCCCCCGATGGGCGATGGCCTTCACAGTCACGATCGTCGTGCAGATATCGCTGTGGCTGATTCCCCACTTCGGCTGGGACACGCGCCTGCGGTGGGATAGGCATTATGTCTGCCTGCCGATGGCAGCCGCGGCCGGTCTCCTGATCCTGTACACATTCACCGAGCCCGAGGCCCGGATGATCTTCCTGATGGCGTGGATGGCCGCGCTGCTCTTCGTGGCCGGGCGGATAGGATTCTGGGGTGTTGTTGTTCTGAGCAGCATCATGGCCGCGGGGTACATGGCCGGCGTAGCCCGCTACGCCAGCGGCCTGGCGGTTCCCCTGCCCGCCATGGACGTAGCGTTGGTCGGGGTGTTCCTTATCATCAACGTTTTTGCCGCCGTGGTCTTCGAGCGGCTGCGCCGCCAGAGGGACGAACGTGCGGCCATCCAGCGTGAACGCCTGAGGGCCGAAGAAGCCGCGCGGTCCGGTGCAGAGCGGTACCAGAGGTTGTTCGACGGCATCCCGATCGGCCTCTACTCAACTACCCCATCGGGTGAGTTCGTAACCGCGAACCACGCGCTGGCGCAGATTCTGGGATATCCGAGCAGTGAAGCCCTCTTGTCCGCGAAGGTGCCCGATGTCTATGCCGACGGAGAGGACCGGCAGCGATGGCTGGCCCTGATGGAACGCGAGGGCGTGGTGCGAGGGATCGAGCTCAAACTGCGCCACAGGGACGGACAGATCATCTGGGTGCGGGACCACGCGCGCGCCGTGCGCGACAGCGACGGCCGGGTGCTTTCTTTCGAGGGCTCGCTGGAGGACATCACCGCGCGCAGGGAGGCCGAAGAGGCCCTGCGGCAGGCCAACGACAAGCTCAAGGTGTGGGTAGACAACCTCGAGCGCCGGACGAGCGAAATCTCCGTGCTGGGCAAGATGGGCGAGCTCCTGCAGGCCTGTTCGAACATGGTCGAGGCACATTCGGTCATCGCCCATTCCGCGCAGAAGCTGTTTCCCGGTGAGCCGGGGGCGCTGTGCATGCAGAGCGCGTCGCGCAACTTCGTCGAGGTGGTGGCCTCCTGGGGCGAGGAGCCTTCCACGCAGCCGGTCTTCTCGCCGGACGATTGTTGGGCGCTGCGGAGAGGCCGCGCCCACATTGTGGAGGATACAGGAGAGGGCCCAAACTGCAGGCACCTTACCAGTCCCCTGCCGCAGGGATACCTCTGCCTCCCCCTTGTCGCCCACGGCGAGGCAATGGGACTGCTCTGCCTGACCCGCCCAGGCACCGCCGAAAGCGCTCTCCCGCCGCTGCCGGAGACCAGGAGGATGGTTGCCTCAACGATGGGAGAGCAGTCTGCCCTGGCGCTGGCAAATCTCAGGATGCGGGAAACGCTCCGCAGCCAGTCGGTCCGCGATCCGCTCACCGGATTGTTCAACCGCCGGTACATGGAGGAGACGCTCGAAAGGGAGATCCGGCGGGCCGAGCGCGGCGGGCGGCCGCTGAGCGTGATGATGCTCGACCTCGATCATTTCAAGCAGTTCAACGATACGTTCGGCCACAGCGCCGGAGACGCCCTGCTGCGTGAGCTGGGCACCATGCTGCGCGCCAACCTGCGCGCAGGCGACATCGCCTGCCGCTTCGGAGGCGAGGAGTTCGTCCTGATCCTGCCTGAGGCAGCGCTGGACTGCGCCCGGACGCGCGCCGAGCAGTTCCGGGAGGCCGCCAAGCACTTACACGTCTCCCACCTGGGCGAGTCGCTGGGCCCGGTGACCGTCTCCCTGGGCGTGGCGGCGTTTCCCGAACACGGCACGGGTGGGGAGGCCCTGCTCGAAGCCGCGGATGCGGCGCTCTACCGCGCGAAGTCAGAGGGGCGCGACCGCGTCGTCGTGGCCGCTGCCCCTGCCTGAGCTAGGCGCGGCCAGAATCCGCACATCCACTGCGACGGCCCCCTGACCATCAGGCAGGACCCGCAACGGGTTGATCTCGATCTCGACAAGGTCCGGGAAGTCGGTGGCCAGCTGCCCCAGGCGCAGCACCACCTCAATCACCGCACCGCGATCGGCCGGCGGTAGGCTCCTGTAACCGCACAACCTCCGGCCGGCCCATGTGCTGGCCAGCAGCGCGTCGGCGTCCGGCCTCGACAGCGGGGCCAGGGCAAAGGCGGTGTCGCCCAGCCCCTCCACCTCCACCCCACCGGAGCCAAACATCATCAGCGGGCCGAACTGAGGATCCGCCAGCGCGCCAACGATCACGTCTTGTCCCGATGGGAGCATCCGCTGCACGAGCGCGCCCTCGATTCTCGCCTCGGGCCGGGCCGACCGCACCCTCGCCAGCATCGCCGCGAAGCCGCCGGCCACCGCGGCGGCGTCCGCGAGATCGAGCATCACCCCGCCGACGTCGGACTTGTGTGTGATCTCAGGGGATGCAACCTTCAGCGCCACCGGAAAACCCATCTGGCAGGCCAGGGCAGCGGCTTCACCACCGGTCCGGGCCAGCTCGATCCGCGGGACCGGGATTCCGTATGCGGTCAGCACGCGGCCGGCATCGTCAGGAGCGAGCCAGATGCCAGCAGCGCCGGTGGCGCTCGCGGCGCCGGTATCTGTGCCGTCGGCCAGGGCGCGCCGGATTACCTCACGCACTACCTCCGGACGCACATCCCCGAAGACCGCGGGCGGCTGCTCACAACGGCCCAGCGCCTCGGCGCGTCCGGCGAGTGCAGCCAGGGCCGACGCCGCGCTCTCGGGCGATCGGCAGTCAGGGATGCGCGCAGCGCGGAGCCGTTCGGCGGAGTCGCGCATCGAGTCCCCACCCATCAGAACGACCATCACCGGCTTGGCGAAATTCGCCTCTACCTGAACGAGCGCCTCTGCCACAGACCCGGCCGGGTGCATCGGTGGCGGCGGGAGCATTACCAGCACGCCGTGCACACCGGGATCACCGAGCAGGAGGCGCAGGCAGGCCGCGTACATCTCCGGGGAAGCTGAGGCCAGTATATCCACGGGATTGCTCACGCTGGCGGAGGCAGGCAGCAGGCCTTGCAGCGCGGAGCGCGTGGCCTCGTTCAGTTCAGCCAGAGACAGACCGCATGCTTCCAGGGCGTCGGCGGCCATCACCCCTGGGCCGCCCGCGTTGGTGAGCACCGCCATCGCGCGCCCCGTGGGCAGGGGACACCACTCCAGGGCGCGAGCCCAATCCAGCATCTCCTCGATGGTGCCTGCGCGGATCACCCCTGCGCGGTGGAACGCCGCGTCGTAGGCGGTATCCTGCCCTGCCAGCGCGCCGGTGTGCGAGACCGCGGCCCGCCGCCCTCCTGCGGACCGTCCTGCCTTCAGGGCGATGATGGGCTTCCATCGCGCGATCCGGCGGGATTGCTCAACGAACCGCCGGCCGTCGGAGCACCCCTCCAGGAAGAGCGTCACAACCCGCGTGTCCGGGTCCTCTGCCACCAGGGGCAACAGTTCAGTCTCGGTAACGTCGGACTGGTTGCCCATGCTGACCATCCGCGAGATCCCGAGACCCAGCGCTCGCGCCTGCTCCGCCACGACCGCGCACATCGCGCCCGAGTGCGAAATGAAAGCGACGCTGCCGGGAAGCGGGCGCGGCGGTTGCAGGAACGTGGTATCCAGCGGCAGGTGCGTATCCAGCACGCCGATGCAGTTGGGGCCCAGCAGGCGGACCCCGGACTCGCGGGCAATGCGCACGCACTCCGCCTCCAGGGCCGTGCCCTCCGGGCCTGCCTCACGGAAGCCACCCGAGGTTACGATTGCGGTCCGTATCCCGCGCAACGCGCACGCCCGCAGCGCCTCGGGAACCGCCGGCGCCGGGACGATCAGGATCGCCAGGTCCGCAGGGTCCGGCACCAGGGCAACCTCCGCGTAAACAGGGCGATCGAAAAGGCGCCCTCCCCTGGGATTGACCAGGTGGATCGCTCCCCGGTACCCGCTCGCCACCAGGTTGCGGGCCACCCCGTGGCCCAGCTTGTAAGGGTCGTGTGAGGCGCCGATGATGACGACGCCGTTCGGGCTGAAGAAGGGCAGGAGAGACGGATCCATGGTGTGGGCTAAACGAGTTCAGCCACGGCCCGTGCGAGCACGGTGCGCGCGAGCAGAACAGGGCGGCGGGCCAGCCTCCTTACCGCCTGCTTCAGCGCCACCGTGTAGCCCAGGCAGTCCAGTACGACAATGTCCACGTTCGCGTCCGCGAATGCCGCGCAGGCCCTGTTCAGGTCGTCGCCATCGCCCGCATTGTAGGGCGAGAAAGGCAGCACGACCACCTCCGAGGCCACATCGCGCCACCTACGCTCCTGGTCGGCGATCTGGTGCGCCGACGGCGTCAGCACGCCGATCCGGCCGCCCGGTGCGACCGCCCGGGCCAGTTGGAAGAGCAGGTGCTCAGGGTAGAGGATCAGCCGCCGAGTCGCAAATGGCGGGAAGGTTCCCGTGCAGAGCATCACGATCAGGTCGGCTTGGTCCTGCACTTGGTCGAGACAGGCCTGCACGCGCGGCAGGATCCGCTGCCTGCTGACCAGCACCTCGCGACCGTCGCGCAGCCGCGTGACCAGGGTGTGGTCGTAGGGAGCAGGGCGGTGCGCCGCGATCTCGTCGTCGCTCAGGCCGTCCAGTGCGCCGGCTTCGATCACC includes:
- a CDS encoding ATP-binding protein is translated as MRRSLGVQVFVSYLIVLVVGLVVLTAALSFLGSRHVPRSLEGGGPRYGGPPATNIERVLRTGVADALVIAGVAAIVAAGALSIYVTRRIVLPVQALATASQRLAAGHYDERVPVQSTDDMGALADSFNTMAGALEQTETRRRALLADVAHELRTPLSGIKGYMEGLADGVLEAGPETYARVAVEVDRLQHLVTDLEELSRLDAGVLHLVRRAVSVRQIVDAAVERLRLQADDQGLVLEVAVPEPLPAVIVDVNRIQQVLQNLIGNAIQYTPPPGRITVSAHSEGSRIRIDVEDTGLGIAAEHLAHVFERFYRVDRSRARSGGGSGLGLTIARYLVEAHGGSIRAASPGPGRGCTFSFTLPTAG
- a CDS encoding acetate--CoA ligase family protein codes for the protein MDPSLLPFFSPNGVVIIGASHDPYKLGHGVARNLVASGYRGAIHLVNPRGGRLFDRPVYAEVALVPDPADLAILIVPAPAVPEALRACALRGIRTAIVTSGGFREAGPEGTALEAECVRIARESGVRLLGPNCIGVLDTHLPLDTTFLQPPRPLPGSVAFISHSGAMCAVVAEQARALGLGISRMVSMGNQSDVTETELLPLVAEDPDTRVVTLFLEGCSDGRRFVEQSRRIARWKPIIALKAGRSAGGRRAAVSHTGALAGQDTAYDAAFHRAGVIRAGTIEEMLDWARALEWCPLPTGRAMAVLTNAGGPGVMAADALEACGLSLAELNEATRSALQGLLPASASVSNPVDILASASPEMYAACLRLLLGDPGVHGVLVMLPPPPMHPAGSVAEALVQVEANFAKPVMVVLMGGDSMRDSAERLRAARIPDCRSPESAASALAALAGRAEALGRCEQPPAVFGDVRPEVVREVIRRALADGTDTGAASATGAAGIWLAPDDAGRVLTAYGIPVPRIELARTGGEAAALACQMGFPVALKVASPEITHKSDVGGVMLDLADAAAVAGGFAAMLARVRSARPEARIEGALVQRMLPSGQDVIVGALADPQFGPLMMFGSGGVEVEGLGDTAFALAPLSRPDADALLASTWAGRRLCGYRSLPPADRGAVIEVVLRLGQLATDFPDLVEIEINPLRVLPDGQGAVAVDVRILAAPSSGRGSGHDDAVAPL
- a CDS encoding AroM family protein, which gives rise to MSSSTGVVAAVTIGQSPRPDIFDEIMPLLGAGVRVIEAGALDGLSDDEIAAHRPAPYDHTLVTRLRDGREVLVSRQRILPRVQACLDQVQDQADLIVMLCTGTFPPFATRRLILYPEHLLFQLARAVAPGGRIGVLTPSAHQIADQERRWRDVASEVVVLPFSPYNAGDGDDLNRACAAFADANVDIVVLDCLGYTVALKQAVRRLARRPVLLARTVLARAVAELV
- a CDS encoding diguanylate cyclase; its protein translation is MNAAHAERTTQNQVKKRGVLLAGAGLAFLQLVVLILFKMDILPLDIPRWAMAFTVTIVVQISLWLIPHFGWDTRLRWDRHYVCLPMAAAAGLLILYTFTEPEARMIFLMAWMAALLFVAGRIGFWGVVVLSSIMAAGYMAGVARYASGLAVPLPAMDVALVGVFLIINVFAAVVFERLRRQRDERAAIQRERLRAEEAARSGAERYQRLFDGIPIGLYSTTPSGEFVTANHALAQILGYPSSEALLSAKVPDVYADGEDRQRWLALMEREGVVRGIELKLRHRDGQIIWVRDHARAVRDSDGRVLSFEGSLEDITARREAEEALRQANDKLKVWVDNLERRTSEISVLGKMGELLQACSNMVEAHSVIAHSAQKLFPGEPGALCMQSASRNFVEVVASWGEEPSTQPVFSPDDCWALRRGRAHIVEDTGEGPNCRHLTSPLPQGYLCLPLVAHGEAMGLLCLTRPGTAESALPPLPETRRMVASTMGEQSALALANLRMRETLRSQSVRDPLTGLFNRRYMEETLEREIRRAERGGRPLSVMMLDLDHFKQFNDTFGHSAGDALLRELGTMLRANLRAGDIACRFGGEEFVLILPEAALDCARTRAEQFREAAKHLHVSHLGESLGPVTVSLGVAAFPEHGTGGEALLEAADAALYRAKSEGRDRVVVAAAPA
- a CDS encoding response regulator transcription factor — protein: MPSGRTILVVDDEASVRDVVSRYLAREGFAVEVAEDGVAALALARRVHPDLIVLDIMLPGMDGLEVLRRLREWSDAYVLLLTARSDETDKVVGLGVGGDDYLTKPFSPRELVARVKALLRRSRGGEKQPVPLTFRRLRIDPGQRGVWKDGNPVALTTLEFDLLQAMAGAPRLVFTRPQIIERVWGSDFFGDERVVDVHIKELRKKLEDDPGRPVFITTVRGVGYRFEAE
- a CDS encoding cold-shock protein is translated as MPVGSVKWFSAEKGYGFITPDEGGKDVFVHYSAIQADGYRSLSEGQKVEYEVVTGQKGPQASNVKPIG